Part of the Salminus brasiliensis chromosome 2, fSalBra1.hap2, whole genome shotgun sequence genome, TTCTTCTTCGCCTTATCCTTGTTTTTACTTGATGTGAACAGAGCagaaagaataaatgaacaacaCAAACAAAGCTTATGACAGAGCTAGCAGTGTCTGGAGGGTGGCTGGTTCTACAAGATTAGTCTGGTCGTTAGCCCTGTTAGCCATACTAAACTAAAACACAGAAGAAAGTGGACAGTGTGCTCATTTTGACTTCCTTTATTATGGCTTTTATTCACATGATATAAGTTGGCCGTTACTGGCAATTACTTGTCGATTACTTGTTGCCCTAAAGGTTCCATTAATTCCTTTCAAACCAAATAAGCATCAAATAATGAAGACTGGATGATGATTAAGACACTTTGTTGGAAGTGCTGTCAAAAATGAAGATGTCTCTTTACAAATAAAGTCCAGGTGTTTGCTCAGATGCAGTTCCAGATTTGCTAAGCATGATTAGGAGAAGGCCTCAACGTCAGTGCACCATCTGTTGTCAGCTAGAATGCAAACACTGCTACTCTTTTCAAATGTCTGGATGGagcaagacacacacacccagcaatGCTCTTGTGTTTTGATCCCTGAATAAAGTTATTCCATTTTATTCCCTAGCTGACCTAAATGATGACTGGCAGTGCTAGCATGAATGCACACCTGTGCATACAAGTTAATGAGCCCGCTTACCTTTAGTCTTGTTCTTTCCGTAGTTACTtgtaggttgttttttttttgtggtcttGAGCTTGAACCAGTACTGCCCTCTGGTGGTTAGAGTTCAGTACAGCGCTTGTCACTTTGTTAATGTATTCTATGCTTTGTCTTTGCTGTGTATCTGCAGGACTTGACCTCAGCCCTGACCAGAAAGATCACTCTGAAAACACCACTTATATCTTCCCCCATGGACACTGTCACAGAGTCGTCAATGGCCATTGCCATGGCGGTAGGTTCGGCTAGGTTTCTTCTTCAAGCACTTGATGACTAAGTGAACATTTTATTGAGACTAACTGCTGTGGTTTTGTTGTTTAGCTCATGGGTGGGATTGGCATCATTCACCACAACTGCACTCCTGAGTTTCAAGCCAATGAGGTTCGCAAAGTGAAGGTATGACTGCACAGACTTTAATCAGTTAAAATGGAttgatgttttttattaaattgcTTCTTTGCGTCTCTTCGCAAACATTTTTTGTGTTCTCCTCATGACCGATGGTTTAGATAAAGGGGATCATGGGTCAGGTCTATAAACCAGACTATGTTGGTACGTTCATATCTCTGCAAGACGCGTACATGGTTTTGTGTAacttgttttgtgtttgtatgtgtggtgtAGAGGTTTGAGCAGGGCTTCATCACAGATCCGGTGGTAATGAGCCCACGCCACACGGTGGGAGATGTGTTTGAGGCGAAGGTACGGCACGGCTTCTCTGGAATCCCCATCACTGAGACGGGAAAGATGGGCAGCAAGCTGGTGGGCATCGTCACCTCACGAGACATTGACTTCCTCTCTGAAAAGGACTACAACAGATCGCTGGAGGAggtgtgtttctctgtgtgttattgttttGAACTCCATGTCTTTTGATGTCATGTAATTTCGATGATACAGATTTACTTGTTTAGTGCACAATAATACAGTGCAGTACTGTTGTAGCTGATGGTCTGATTGTGCCCTTGCTTTGACTGTCTTAGTCTCCCGAGGAAGACATTGTACTGCATTTATGAAATAAGTGACTAAATTGACCAGTTGTGCATGTTTGTTCTGTAGGCTATGACTAAAAGGGATGAGTTGGTGATCGCGCCTGCAGGTGTAACACTCAAGGAGGCAAATGACATTCTGCAACGCAGCAAAAAAGGTTAGAGACTAAAGGTCCTTACTGTGTCTACATGCAGCTCTAAAGCACAGTTTTCACACTATTCTCATGCCAAATGTCATGCATTCagttgtgggtttttttccccctcaataTTTATGCATGTGTGCCTGTGGCACATTTcactttaattaaaaaacaaaaaaagctaataaaaaactttttttaaattaaagtaGCCTTTTACCTATCCAGCACCAAAGCTGCTAATTCTTTTACTTTCTCTTTCACATGAAACGTTTAGCTTAAGTACAGTAGGGTAGGTCTTTTTTTATGTAGGTGCTTTAAGTACCTATACATACATCAGCTCCCGGCTGTCATGTTTGTATTGTATACAAGTGTGAATTGTGAAACTAGCATACGCACATCTGCCTGAATAACTACAAGAGCATGACTGCATGAGGAgccaaaaatgtattaaaacttGAAATCTCTGTTACCGGCCCTTAGGTAAACTACCCATAGTGAATGACAACGATGAACTGGTGGCTATAATTGCCCGCACTGACTTGAAAAAGAACAGAGACTACCCCCTGGCCTCCAAAGACTCTCGGAAGCAGCTACTGTGCGGCGCTGCCATTGGGACCCGCGAAGACGATAAGTACCGGTTGGACCTGCTTGTGCAGTCTGGTGTGGATATGGTGGTCCTGGTGAGTTCCGGACTGATTCATGAGATGTGCTTCGCAATGCTAATCTATGATCTTGTATACAGAGTTCACATATGAAATTTCTGAGTATCTCATATTATCTTATAAAACTACATGTATACACCTGTTTATTAGGTACACCTATGCTGCTGTATTTTCCAATGTCTATAGCCTTTTAAACTCTAAtaagtaaaatataaataaaaaaacctcTAATTTCTCCAGCTTTCACTCTTTCCTGGGAGGGATtaacactagatgttggaatgttgcattagtgaggccaggcCCCGTTCTTGGATAACTTGGTTCTTGAATACAAACTCTGCATTTTTATTAGATTATACAAGTTGTCTATGTTCAATCAGAACATTTCTGAGCAATAGAGCATCAAACTGCAAAGGTCTTTTGTATGGCAAGTTCACTTGGTAAATGAGTGTAGCTACAAAGTAGGTTTACCTAATGACCTGGCCACTTTAAATGTAAAGCTCTAAAACTCCAGAGATCTTTGCTTCTGTGAGAACTGATTGTGTTTGTTGTGTGAGTAGATATTGGATCTATGGTGGTTCTCTTTCAGCATTCAGTGAACTTAATGTCTTGTTTCTTATTCTCAGGATTCCTCACAAGGCAACTCTGTGTATCAGATTAATATGATCCACTACATCAAACAGAAACATCCCGAGCTGCAGGTGGTGGGTGGGAACGGTGGGTCACCCCTTCTTGTTTATTCTGTTCATGTAAGCCCTGCTTGCGCCATTATTACTTACTGATGTTTGATAAATTTGACGTTTGTGTCTGTTTAAATGCAGTGGTGACCGCAGCGCAGGCGAAGAATCTGATTGATGCCGGAGTAGATGCCCTAAGAGTGGGCATGGGCTGTGGCTCCATCTGCATTACTCAGGAAGGTCCGTGtgaagcttttatttatttatatttatatatatatatatatatatatatatatatatatatatatatatatatatatatatatatatatatatatatatttttgtttgtttaattcaTGTATACTATTTTGACTTTAGTGTAGTAAATTCTTATTGTTTGAGTACGAGtcttattctctgtctgtctgtcttggtCTGAAGTGATGGCCTGTGGAAGACCTCAGGGCACCTCGGTGTATAAGGTGGCAGAGTATGCACGGCGGTTTGGAGTGCCAGTAATTGCTGATGGGGGCATTCAGACTGTGGGACACATCGTAAAGGCCCTGTCATTGGGAGCATCCACAGGTATGTAGTGCATTTTTAAGGCTGCATTTACTTTACAGGCATTTGTACTAACGGTAGGATTTTAAAGCTTAACCCCCAATACCCGCCCCCACCCGTGCTGAAAATGAAATCAAATTGTTGAACTTAGCTTCTCCTAAACTGAAATGAGAGCTGccgtgtttttaaacactggGACACAGCTGTTGTGAAAGTGATCATGTCACAgcatgaaacaaacacacaaaatgtTTTCTGGGAGTTTTCTTGCCAGCCGGATGTGAGAATTTTGTCACTGAGGGGACATGTAAACATATAGTTTTACTGACGTCCCCTTAaaactaatctaatctaaatagGGCTGTAGTGCACTTGCCTGGCCAGGGAGTCGAACCCTAATCTGGGGAGATCagtgttatccactatgctatACCAACTACTTACTTAAATGTGtctaattttctttttcttccacATCAGAATAGCCAGTACTAGCATCAGTCTAAAGTGATCCCCATTTCTTTCCCACAGTTATGATGGGGTCGTTGCTGGCAGCAACCACAGAGGCTCCTGGTGAGTACTACTTCTCTGATGGTGTGAGGCTGAAGAAGTACAGAGGGATGGGCTCTCTGGACGCCATGGAGAAAAGCACCAGCAGCCAGAAACGCTACTTCAGGTGTGTGGacgtgcacgtgtgtgtgtgtgatctgtttGTAGGAAATTTCTGCATGAATACATAAGCAGAGGAAAATGTTATACTTGTTGTATGTGAACAAAGAATGGATGCATTTTTTGATGGACCAGCATGAACGTGATTTTTGTTTCTTTCATGCGGATCCGGTTGACAGCGAGGGGGACAAAGTAAAGGTGGCTCAGGGAGTATCAGGCTCAGTGCAGGACAAAGGCTCCATCCATAAATTTGTACCCTACCTCATCGCTGGAATCCAACATGGCTGCCAGGACATAGGagccaagagtctgtccatgctTCGGTGAGTGTCGCTCTCTGTGCTCCGTTCAGAATTTCACTTGCATGATGATTTTGTTTGTGGCTGTTTCTTAGGGTGCATTTTCACCAGGTAATGTATACTGTGTCTACTTTCACTGCAGAACAATATCCATCCGTGTAGGAGGGGCTTACTAAGCTCTATAAGCCTTATGTTTTGGGCCAAATTTCAACCTTCAACAAGCACAAGCTTCATGATGTCTGGTTTCTTAATTCTGATTGATTATCAGCTAAACGGCTTGCGGCAGAATGCTAGCGCAGAGCAGTTCCTGTTTTGAAGTTaatgagaaaatatattttGCAAAACGTGGCTCCGGTATCTAGAGTAAACACTCAGCAGAACCAGCAGCTGTCTGATTCGAGTGCTAAATCATGACCACGCTTTACCAATCATCGTTGTGCACAGTTTCTAGCGCCACCTGGATGTCCAAGTAGAGTACCTTAGCTAGGTGCCtggtttatgtgtattttgtttatatttggtCAATTCTAGTTCTGTATATTAGTACTATGTTCCTGCAGCGTGATTACCTGAACCTCACCACAAGCAGTGCAATGCATGAATGTCTCGACATGTTGTGCAGATGCTAATAAGCATTGATTTAACTTGAGCAAGATCAGCAGCAGTATAGTCTAGATCACACTTTCTGGCTTAGGGTGGCCATAAAATGGCTCTCTTGCATGCATAGAAGGGGGGAGAGTGTTGTGGTGATGTGACTAGTATGTACtttaagtgtgtgtatctgtttgTTGTTTAGCTCCATGATGTACTCTGGAGAGTTGAAGTTTGAAAAGAGGACCATGTCCGCACAAGTGGAAGGAGGAGTCCATGGTCTTCACTCGTAAGTAAACAAGGTGCCAGTGCACAACGGCACAGTTCCTACTgggttatctatctatctgttgtGTTCTTTCCCTCTCATTCCACAATGCAGGAACCATTATGTTGTAAGCATATAGACTCATATTGATTGTTACATCCTCTGGTACTTTAGTATGGGCTTAATTAATATGTGTTTAATGGATAAAATGTACTTATTTAAACAGTTATAACTTGCAAAACAGTTAGTTATATTAGGCCTACAGTTCCAGTTACAGGATCTTACAGTTCCGGAATAATACCCCAACTTTTAACCACAATCAAAAATAAATTGTAGACATGCGTGAAAAGTATGTTGATTGgagcaaactgaactgaattttgAACGATTAATCTGCCTATATGTCGACTGTCTGCAACGTCTGATTAAGTGCACcgttctttttgtttttgtttttgtagatATGAGAAGCGGCTTTACTGAAGGAGAGCTACAAGCTCGGACAAGTGGAGTGACCAAACATTTTTGACTCAACTGACCACCCCAAACTAACAACCCATTTGCCAGCTCAACTCTGCCCTGCCGTCCTGCACTGTCACTCAGTTAGAGAGAGATAAGGAAGAAAGGGGGAGAGCGAGGTAGCGTTAACACAACTGATcaagttttaaaaagtaaaaaaacaaaaacaaaacaaaaacaaacaaacaaaaaaaccccaccacAGTATTTGCACTCATGGAGTATCAGGGTTTACCGAAAAAGCCTGGCACAGCATGCCCTCCACCTCCAATTGTGTGATGCACGATGTGTAAACATGTGCTTATGCACAGTGAAGGTATATGGGCAGAGTAGAAGTACAAGAATATCTCCTGCCGCAGCAGTGATATTATGCTGTCTCCTTGTACCCCTGCACCCTGTTTCTGTCAGCAAATCTGTGACTAAAAGCCAACATCCACCCACACTCCTTGAgtaaagaccccccccccccccccccaaaaaaaagacaagagaaAAAGTGCGGTAGAACTATCGAACTAAtcctttttccccccatttgattttgttacttaaaaaaaagttactTTTTTAAGAATCtataaatgagatatttgtttgttatttttttaagttcCATTCCTCATGACTGAATCCCCACCCATATTAGTAATGTGATGCATAATATCTACAATGTGAAGAAACTATCCCTTTCTCTACCAGCTAGTGTTCCTGACCCAGGAACTGTAAATGATGGATGTTATTTAGTGTGGATGTCCCAAATACCACCTAATGTTAACAGCCATTACTACCTGATGCTGTTGTTCCTAGCATTTCATTTGACCATAAATCTGGACCAAAGGGTGGAACTGGTATGGAGCAGTGAGGTCAGTTACTAAGTACTGGTCAGTCTTGACTGGAATTCGAACTAATGAAATGAACGAACGGTTTTGTACAGAATACAAGTGCGACTCCGGGTGCTAAGCTTGCAAGAAGGGTTTTGATatgcatgctgttttttttaagccaTAGCGTGGCTATATTTATACTTCTCTTTTTACGATTTACGTACTGCCAAgtgcatttgcatttttttttttttttttctcgtgaTCTTACTGAAGCCAAAATAAACGTCAGCACTCTTGAGCAGTCAGGGCCCCAGACAAAGATTATGTATGctcctgctgtgtctgatcaTCAACCACAGCTTTGCCTGTTTGAAAAACCAGTGATATGCCTTGAAGCAGGGAAAGTGCTGCAGAATGCTCAGACCCGAAGACTTGTTCCAAAAAGCGCCACTCGTTCGATCCGCTTGCTCTGTCTGTACAGCGTCACATTTCTCTCAGATAGAACTATGGAATTCAGAAAATGTGTGACAAGTGTAATATGCGTCATTTACAGTGTACTTTGGTTTATCTGGCTTTTGGTCTTTGTAGACTACCAGTGGAGATGTCTGTGTaaatcactgtctgacatgCATAGCCACCCACAAGTTAACGGTGATGCAAGTACAATTTACAATCATGTACAAAGATGAAAATCTGTGTCCTTGAGTTCTTTGGATGTTGCTTGTTAGACTCTTTGACCACAGTTAGCCCTTACAGCTGAAGTCAACTTTGTTTACTGCAGTGTATCCAAATGAGGTTGCTTATGCCATTGTTTAAGAAATAAATTGAAACAATTAATAATGAACAGATCttgttgctgctgtttttttttttgttttaatacaagtgtgggtgggttaaaaaaaaaaaaaaaaaaaaaaactacaaaaatgtacaaaaagttatttgtctttattttaaaatgcatGGAAGTGATGGCCTGAGACTTcacagataaataatttacttaATTGTAGTTTATATTAAACATTTCAaatgagagagatggatggCAGTCACTCACTCAAGTGCTTAAACAACTTAATGCTACAGAAAAGCTTAAAAATGAGTTTTTACCTCCAGGCACCAGCAGAGGTTGCTGCACTGGCAGTGTAGAGTCCCTCTTGAAGATACAGGACCTGTTTTATCTCCCTCTAAACCTGCAACGCTTAACCCACACCAAATTTGGTCACATATCTCTGCCTCAGAAAAATACAGTGAAAAAGAGCTGTACAAGTGAAGGCCTATGCCGAGAAGGCCAACTTCTAAGAATACTGGTTAAATATATtttgttaaatatatttaatgtttaacaTCTGAAGTGCTAATACGGTTGGAATTACATGTATTACAGTATGGTAGTCAGTAGTCTCATTTCACTCACAGTAGTATCCATATTGACAAAGACTCAAGGATTGTACAAACCTTGTACAAATGCCACTTTTTTGCCACAAGTACTTGAGAAAATCCATAAAATCTTTACAAATGTTCTTGACCAATAATCTTGAGAAATATTCTACAAAAACGTTCATAGCTTTTGACAAGCTGATGGCACTTAGTTAGAATGGAATCGTCCCAAAAAGGTAGCTTATCATTCTAGATAAATCTTACACTTTAAACATATCAAACATTTGGCACATTTTTCATCTCACTGGTCAACCACTGCTTTCAGGCCACAATCCAGAGCAGGCAAGATCAGCGATCAGCACCTTATTGACAGACAATCATCAAACCTCTTGCTCATATATTTCCACTGTCCTTCATTATTCAGTCCATTGCTATCAAACATTTCTTTTCTCTATGTGCTCTACATGAGGGCTTATTTTACAAGTCAATAGTCTCGCTGCAGATGCTGAGggcatctatctgtctgcacacACTGATAAACTCTTCTTGCACAGACTGATCGAGCTCTTTTTGCTGTTCTAAACTCTCCTGGGAGTTCGGAGTTCTGTAATGTCTCTGCTGGCTGGCGCCCTGTGGGCCAGTTGGGGCGGTCCGTCCAGAGCTGCCACTGATTGTAGAAGAGGGAGGGTTGTGTCCCTCTGGGCTAGAGCAGAGCACCAGAGAGGAGCCTGCCAGGGATTGCCTGTAGAGGGAGCAAGAGCTAGAACTGCCTCTCCAGCGCTCTGGAGATGAACAGCAGGAGGATGTTAGAGAGGGAGATGGGGAGGCGGTGAAGGGTACTTCCTGCTGGGCTGGAACTGGGAGAGGGGCTTGGGGCAGCATTTCCACGCAGGAGGAGGTCCTGTACAAGCCTGGATCAGACGGATGGGTGTCTCTGAGATGTTGCTCACTGCTAGAACCTGTATCCCTGTCCTCCAAGGAGTGGTTGCTGGAAGTAAAGGGCCTCATGGGGCTGAAGAGGCTCATTGGGAAAAGTGCTTCGCTGAACAGTGCTTCGTCAATGCTGCGGCGTAGGTTGATGGGTGACGGAGGCCGCAGGTCTGCTGTGGAGTCACTGGTGCAGGAGGAGCCCACTGATGGAGCTCCGGTGTTTGGCAGGGTTTCAGGTAGATCCAGGTCTAAGTCTCGGTATGCAAGGGCCCGGTTACTGTGGTACAAGAGATCCAGTCCATTAAGGCTGCCCATGCGGTCATCCACGAGTGTGTAGAGGGGTAGACATTCTGTCTCGCCATGTCCGATTGGGTCGCAGATAGCCAGCTTCTCCTGCTGTGCCAGCGTCCACTGATAGCTCCCAGGAATGATGGGGGACTTGGCAGCTAGGAGTTCCATCCAGCAGTTGCCAGGTTGCGGGAGGTGCTCAGAGCAGTAGACTGGTTGGGATACCACCAAGGCCAGTGTAAGACAAACAATAGCCTCGCATACTCTGCAACTCAACTGGAAAGCCCACCATGGCCAGGGGTGGAAGGCCTCAGCCCCCCCAGCGACACCCAGCGCATGCAGCATGGCATAGAGCTGGAGGCCAGCACAGGCCAGGGAAAAGATGGCAGAAAGGAATACTGCAACTGCAGCTCGGTCCCAGTCTTGGCTCTCTGCAAAGGGGCAGCGGTTGTAGCGTTCAGCCGGTGTTGGTGAAGTGTTGTTTAAGTGATAAATATGTTTGGAGTCGGCACGTACGTAGCAGTAGAACACAAAGTAGGCAACAGACAAGAAAGTTGCTAGAGCCACAAATGCACCTCTAGAGATcaaggagaggaagagacagagtggtgccccctgctggtcaaCCCGCAGTAATGTGACTGGACCAAAGGCGGCAGCAAAGTGCAGCAGAACCAGACAGGCTAGGAAGCAGGGCCTCTGGAAGGCAGAGTAAGAGAGCTGCATGCGGGAGCGCATcgacaggaggaggaaaaccaGACCGAAGGCTGCGGTCATGCAAGGGAACGGGGCCTCGTACAACAGCAATGACGCCTCTGTGgaggccatgcgatcctggtgTCCATAAGCATCGTAGAGCAGGGCAAAGGCTCTGGTGCAGCCAGCAGCCAGCAGGAAGAGGCTGACCAGAGCAAAGTAGCCACATCCTGACGGGCAGCACAGGGGTAGACAGAGTAGGTTAAGGGCGGAGGCCAGGGAGATCAGACAGAACACGGTGCCCAGGCCATAAATGTGTGCCTCCCACGCCAAACCCCAGACTGCCATGGCACTGTTCCAATCCGAATACAGCGGTACAAACATAGGTAGGGATGGAAACAGAACCGGGGCCTGTGACTGGTTCGTGAAGCTGGTGGCTTCGCTGGTGGCTTCGCTGGTGGCTTCGCTGGTGGCTTCGCTGGCATTGTTGCTTTTGTCGGTGGGGTAGGTGGGGGCCCAAGTGCCGTTTGAGCTGCAGACTCCAGAGCGTTCTGCGTTACAGTCTGGGAGCGCAGACTCTTGGGTCATATCTGTCAGCCAGTCATCCGACACGGTGGTGGGCATCTCTAGAATAAAAGAACAAACCAAATATTAGAAAAGAACGCtccatattataatatttattcttcaaataaatgtttctgaataattaatttGTAGTTTAGAGTGGTCTGGTGTAAAGTTTCCTATTACAGCTGCATAAATTAGAGACGCTGGGATAGTTTTAGAAGGTTTCGGATAAAATGGCCCAAATTAGACACATTTACCACTACTTTAACATTTATCAATAAGTCAATGTTGACCACTGCTACCACCATAACCCCCAGTGTGAGAAGTGAGAGTCAGTAAGCTTCTGCAGCTTTGTCTTGTGATTGCTTATAGCGAACAGTGTATGCCACAGGGGCTTATTATTGATTGACTAGGCAGTACTTTCTTATAAGAGCCGTCGCACCCACCCTGATCCCACAACATTCAGTTCCACTTTAAAAATATAAGTCAATAACCAGTAATTCTTGTGGTACTGGAGGCATGTGCTGCTGAGACTAGGTGTATTACTATCAGTAATCTGTTTAGTCATCCAATCTAAAGCTCTTGAAGGCAGTGTTGAGGCAATGGTTTAAAAGGCATTACGAAACAACTTGCTGAGAAATGAAGACTGTCTGCTAAAGGTTGGCAAAGGCTCAAAAGTGAGTGTTTTGTCTAATGTATTAATTCTGTATTAAAGGCAAAAGCTTTCGCAGGGCTGCTCTACACTGAGATATGGGACAGTAGAGTGAGCAGAGAGTGAAGTGAGCCAGACCTCGCAGACCACAAGCACTTAGGCAGGCACTTAGAGAACAGGAGACACAACATCTGCTCTTTCCATAGAAATGTAATTGCGATCATATTGTTCGTGTGACAGAATGCTGTGGAAAGAGGTTGTAGTTTTGGGTTTGGTGGCTTGGCTCAGTTGCTGGGGAGCGTTGCATATATTATGGCTCACAAATGCTTTGAGCTGTATGCGACAGTGCTTAAAATGTTTCGATGGATGCTCTTCTGAGCTAACATCTAATGTCTCCTGCAGTTTAGGGGGTCTTCTCAAACTCTGTAGATGCACAGATACAAGTTAATCAATATGCCGTACTTcaatatgtgtgtttttaagcGGACGGTACTCTACAGGTGTTCTACATGGTGTATGGTGATGGCAATGGGCTGTAATCCTCACAGAAAGTGACACGTCCAGTGACCTCCTTAACAAAGCGGATCAGAACCATAATATATTTACTGGCCTTTATTTTGAAAACCATACCTGTGTGCTTAAAGGGGAATACTACAGATTCAACTTTTTTGCATGGTGGTCTGGTGTGGAATGGTTCATTTTGCCGTACTTTACAGAGGTGGTGAGGAGGACCAGCAGGCAAAATGTGAAGAACACAAATATATGTTACCACTGTCTAAGCAAAAAAATGGCACAATttgacatacaaggtttttgcatatgtcaaaatgaatggaccaatagcaacgctccaaaatgacttgttttAGAAGATCTTTTTacttctcctataaagttgcCGTTTTGAGCCCTCCCTATATCGGTTAAGGTGTTCAAAAGTAACTGGACGATTTGCTGCTCTGCCAGGTGTTAATCTTTTATTCCTTCACTTATAAAAAGCTGAAAACTGAACCTGAAGGTCTGCACTTCAgct contains:
- the prrt4b gene encoding proline-rich transmembrane protein 4 isoform X1, translating into MLLLRGALVVCFLFLFFCSACGGFFSRNGSKPTAQSKEASGTWGVSYLGKWMPEVKFPIPSLGSLGLPLNFLPGTVEAQVATPIHNPTTQSPPTSADIITIQDYKVSLNSTTESPPADIITTEGNTGSVVRPSPSYQSITVQPEESSTSPVPIGSLLPQRGTRPLKNDLLRARLQTDKPQPVLESYPSYDLEFWPSNRGRHTEKTPQTTPAPGSTQDTNGYIVITSDSSTQETVTSSTQSIKLQNAKTKSPKNKHITTTAFRTLPSSEPGLNSTPPKLIEPATIKQQPAASTSLPSEGTTQPQLSLSTTLEGSINTKQVVEEEKDVPAIATVPNWTIETEATDGDHERFPWMVQSTVVPEGGSLGSILDLTRTPLTIEASAGAALKPEETEEPTDLTAAEREKKTSTSQTTLSTEMPTTVSDDWLTDMTQESALPDCNAERSGVCSSNGTWAPTYPTDKSNNASEATSEATSEATSEATSFTNQSQAPVLFPSLPMFVPLYSDWNSAMAVWGLAWEAHIYGLGTVFCLISLASALNLLCLPLCCPSGCGYFALVSLFLLAAGCTRAFALLYDAYGHQDRMASTEASLLLYEAPFPCMTAAFGLVFLLLSMRSRMQLSYSAFQRPCFLACLVLLHFAAAFGPVTLLRVDQQGAPLCLFLSLISRGAFVALATFLSVAYFVFYCYVRADSKHIYHLNNTSPTPAERYNRCPFAESQDWDRAAVAVFLSAIFSLACAGLQLYAMLHALGVAGGAEAFHPWPWWAFQLSCRVCEAIVCLTLALVVSQPVYCSEHLPQPGNCWMELLAAKSPIIPGSYQWTLAQQEKLAICDPIGHGETECLPLYTLVDDRMGSLNGLDLLYHSNRALAYRDLDLDLPETLPNTGAPSVGSSCTSDSTADLRPPSPINLRRSIDEALFSEALFPMSLFSPMRPFTSSNHSLEDRDTGSSSEQHLRDTHPSDPGLYRTSSCVEMLPQAPLPVPAQQEVPFTASPSPSLTSSCCSSPERWRGSSSSCSLYRQSLAGSSLVLCSSPEGHNPPSSTISGSSGRTAPTGPQGASQQRHYRTPNSQESLEQQKELDQSVQEEFISVCRQIDALSICSETIDL
- the prrt4b gene encoding proline-rich transmembrane protein 4 isoform X2, translating into MLLLRGALVVCFLFLFFCSACGGFFSRNGSKPTAQSKEASGTWGVSYLGKWMPEVKFPIPSLGSLGLPLNFLPGTVEAQVATPIHNPTTQSPPTSADIITIQDYKVSLNSTTESPPADIITTEGNTGSVVRPSPSYQSITVQPEESSTSPVPIGSLLPQRGTRPLKNDLLRARLQTDKPQPVLESYPSYDLEFWPSNRGRHTEKTPQTTPAPGSTQDTNGYIVITSDSSTQETVTSSTQSIKLQNAKTKSPKNKHITTTAFRTLPSSEPGLNSTPPKLIEPATIKQQPAASTSLPSEGTTQPQLSLSTTLEGSINTKQVVEEEKDVPAIATVPNWTIETEATDGDHERFPWMVQSTVVPEGGSLGSILDLTRTPLTIEASAGALKPEETEEPTDLTAAEREKKTSTSQTTLSTEMPTTVSDDWLTDMTQESALPDCNAERSGVCSSNGTWAPTYPTDKSNNASEATSEATSEATSEATSFTNQSQAPVLFPSLPMFVPLYSDWNSAMAVWGLAWEAHIYGLGTVFCLISLASALNLLCLPLCCPSGCGYFALVSLFLLAAGCTRAFALLYDAYGHQDRMASTEASLLLYEAPFPCMTAAFGLVFLLLSMRSRMQLSYSAFQRPCFLACLVLLHFAAAFGPVTLLRVDQQGAPLCLFLSLISRGAFVALATFLSVAYFVFYCYVRADSKHIYHLNNTSPTPAERYNRCPFAESQDWDRAAVAVFLSAIFSLACAGLQLYAMLHALGVAGGAEAFHPWPWWAFQLSCRVCEAIVCLTLALVVSQPVYCSEHLPQPGNCWMELLAAKSPIIPGSYQWTLAQQEKLAICDPIGHGETECLPLYTLVDDRMGSLNGLDLLYHSNRALAYRDLDLDLPETLPNTGAPSVGSSCTSDSTADLRPPSPINLRRSIDEALFSEALFPMSLFSPMRPFTSSNHSLEDRDTGSSSEQHLRDTHPSDPGLYRTSSCVEMLPQAPLPVPAQQEVPFTASPSPSLTSSCCSSPERWRGSSSSCSLYRQSLAGSSLVLCSSPEGHNPPSSTISGSSGRTAPTGPQGASQQRHYRTPNSQESLEQQKELDQSVQEEFISVCRQIDALSICSETIDL